From the Pectinophora gossypiella unplaced genomic scaffold, ilPecGoss1.1 Pgos_31, whole genome shotgun sequence genome, the window AatctatgtataataaatagctCTCTGCAATTTTAGAATCATAATCTGACAGGTACCTATTATTAGCTTTCGCGTACCTAGTAGAACACAAACAAACTCCTCCGCGAATACCTTTTTGAATCATACGAATTATTTCTAAATCTTCTATAAGTTGTAATTTAACTTCAGTCTTCAGTAACATAGCATCAAAACTTAAACTTGGAGCAGTCATATAAAACGCTGGATCTAACCTATAGTTATTTTTGCACGTTGCGCGAAAGTTTTCGAAAATATCGGCTAATAACAGTACATCAGTTTTTAGATATATGTCGGTATATTCACCtagatttttcaaattaaatgttTGCCAAACACTTAATGCGTGATTATAATCAGACTTAGAAACGACTTCGTCGCTTATACTGCTATAGAAGCACTCTCTCGGTGGTAACTTATCTTCCGTGTAAGATTCCCAGTTAGTCATGTATTCATAAGGATAAACACCTTTACgtcttaataaattaaattgtcgATTTTCAGGATAAAAGTGTGCCAAGTGTGTAAAACcgtctttatttatattttctgctAATTTCTCTAAACTGGTGCCCAAAAATTTGAAAGAATCCACAAAACGGACAGGTACGTACTCTTGCTGACCTTGGTGATTTATTGTAAAGAATTtagtaaaagaaatataattctcTTTGGTTTTGGCTATCACTTTAATGTCACCAGCAATGTTTGCTAATTCACGTATAAACAGATGACTGTCATAGcctgataaattatgaaaaaaaatgggGATGAATTTCGGCAAACGAAAACGAATATTACAGTAAGAATGTGCAGCACCGCGATAGCGACCTGTTAAATGACAGTGGTCCCTAACTTTGTCTTCAAATAACAGTTTGTTACACAAGTAGCAATAATGGGACTTAGAAAAACTTTGCTTTTCTTCATCGGTCAAGGGCAGCATTTTAACAGGATTGTTAAGAATATCATAAATTTTTAATACATCTCTTCTAAGGTATTCGATAAATTTGTCGACGCAATCCTTACCGCGATAGGATACATACCGATTTAAAGAGTTATCGTAAGAGCAAACAACATAGTAACCAAATGCGGAAGGCACATGCTTTTGTAGATTTCGTGTGCACTTGTCCtgctctatattattatttggctGTAATAAAGACTCGAAATCTGCGTAAATGACAAATGGCATATCCTGCATTCTTTCAAAATGTTTGAACTGTATGATAGAGCCTTGGTCTGGTAAAATGGTTTTGACCCCACTACATACGTGTTTGTCAAGTTTATCTTGGTTGCTAAAGAAGATCATACActcatcacaaaaaaatattttacggtGATGTTTTGTTATCTGCGTTCTGAGCAATCGACTTAAATGTCTTATCAAACAATAGTGGGACTGAGTTCCGTTTTCTAGTAATAGAAGATTAacatgatattttctttttcgttcAGTCTTGTAGAGCGGACCAACTACTTCGGTTTTGTTTTTTAGAGTAGTTTGGAGACCGTAAATATTGACACTGATCTTTGGATTATTCTTTTGAAATATCTTTATGTCGTTTAAACCGACCGGGAAAGACATATTGCTGGTGTTAAGCACAGTATCAAAGTGAGGATAAGATGATGTTCTGTTTgcattatttttaacaggaaatagcGCTGCCATAATGCACCACAAGAAACAAAAGCTATCTCGATTTTGTATGTTAACGCAAGCGCGTCTAAATTTAATGCTTTTAGGTAAATCAATAAATGCAGAACCTCTTAATGGATTATATTTGTTGATGTTAACTTCCAAATATAAATTCCCTACGAAAGACCACTCGCTGTCACGCTCTTGAAATTCATCAATTTTTGTAGAAATTATATGACTAATTTTAGAAAACAATTCATCGAAATCATAGTTTTTATGCAAAACTATGTTTTCTGTAGCGAAAGACTTTGTTTCGGTTGTATTATCATTAGGCAAAGAGAATTCTGCAAAAAAGTCAAAGTTAGTTTTGATAGTATCAAAGGCTTCGCGACGCGCATCTAACAGGGCGCGCAGGCGTCGGCGCAGTGCGCGCAGATACGCAATCGGTGGCCTGGCTCTATACTTTTCTTCATTCTCGCAATGAACCCGGTATGACGCGATACGACTGCGAAATGCGCTGGTTATCTTTTCTATACCTTCACATTCTATAATAGAGCTGTTATTTTTATGCAAAATACTTCGCAAATGAGCGGAAAAAGCTTTACTTTTTATAGATAAATCGCAAACTGAACAATAAACGGACCTGGTAACTTTAGACATCTTGAGGACAATAAGGAgctattacaatataatttaaaagttaaaactAAACCAAAGAGATGTAACTAAAGAGATGTTTCTCCTTTAAAGTTCAAGATATTTGCTTGTCGAATATTCGAACGGCAGAGTCGCAGCTCAGTTAGTTTGTTAGatagttatgtaaatattagaagaagaaaatatagtGTGTGTGTATTGATATATTTTCCGTCGTGGGATATCTaacttttattaagtaaattataatgcGCTAATAGAATTcaaaactatttatattatatttcatagaaCCCTAAAACACATATCTAGCATTAAGTCACTAAAGCAAATTAAGacaattttagaaaaataaaacatgaaagtttaaaattaaagtagTAAATAAGTAAGATGGCATTTAAATGTACGGGTACGTGAATAACCGTGAGAAAGCGAATTTCATTTCTTATTTGCGAAAAAAACACCTTCTTCTGTAAATTGCTTCTTACAGCATCGGACAAATTCTCGTAACGGCACCAGCTCCGGCGCGTCGTTATCTGCTTGATACTTTAAGCTTAAAGTCGCTTTCTCCCACCGGTCCTTCGGCTGTACCTTACGTATGTCTTTGATATTGTAGAGCCTTAGCTCTACAAATAAGTCGCCGGTGAGATCGGCTGTACGGCGCACAACTCCGTCGGCTACTCGCTTGGTGAAGGCCGACTTGATCTGCTCGGTAGCGTTCTTGTAGCGAGCCACGTCGTCGTCGCTGTCGCTTTCCAAGCACCAGCCAGAAGTCTTCTTTAAGGCTTTTTTTGGTGGCGAAGCAGCTCTGCTGCTCGAAGGCTTGCGCTTTGATGCCGTTGATTTCGGCTGCTTTTTCTTCTTGGaactaaagaaataaaagaaaggtTTAAATGCTTATCTCAAActacaaaatgttttgtttctTACTTAAAAGcagataaaaattaaatttgcaGCTTTCgcaaaatgagaaaaaaaatatttctaagtaCTTTTGAAATAATCAACAAAACGTGAATTGTGCAAACCTATACGTGTAAGTTTGGTATAGAAAATGATCCACcttaacaaaattataattcctATAGCAATAGCCCAGAACTCTCTAACTCATATTGAAATTACTAAGATAAAATATTCACCTCACTGAAGCAGTTGTGTCGTCGTCCGAATCCAGATGTTTGATGTCCGGGTTGCTCCTTCTAGCCCGCTTCTCATACTCAGAGTCCGACCTATCAAGAGAACAAACtagttttaatttcaatatcatattttttttaaacactaaAAATGCACTGGAACACTAAAGAAAAACTGcaattgaaatttgaattttcattaggtctaagttaaagtaaaataaacttaaaataaggaAGAAAGTAAAACTTACGAACATTATTTCAACGCAGTGAATCCTCGTTGTGAAGCGTGTGTGAAGTCTTTGCAGCTATGTAGGCAACGAGTTGCAAAGGGCTGAACTTTGAGGATGTCGAGCGTAGATGAGCACGCAGATAAGTACTTAGCACTCGCGAGCGAttcaatcacgtcaaaaaaatattgtggtcTGAGTAAGTTCATGGTTTTTAATGATGCAAGTTGCACAACAGCCACCAGGAGTTGACAACATTTTTCTAACCTTAATTACTTACCTCTAGATAAgagaaaaaacactaaattagaATTTATGTGTTTGCATTAatgttgattttgatttgagttAATCATTAATAGTCGATATagcgtggtttctaggatttgtgcccggttaatggtaataggttcGTCCTATTACATTAACCTACCCTTCGGGTTATAACTTAGGGCAGAATAGTAAGATTTAACATCAGACAAAATGcctagtattttttattctcgTCAGGTATGTACGTTGTATTTAATCCTTTTAAAAAGTTTAGCGTGTCTAGAGATATGTTTGTTGTTTaggatataatttattttttatttgtaaccaATAATTAAACATATCTAGCGAGTAGTGGGTATCTATAACCacctctgcataccccttcGGGATACATACGTGATGacaattttatacttatttaaaatgtttgttatttctGATTCTTACACAGCAAAATTTGCAAAGTgtggaaaacaaaaatatcatttttcatttgataattattattgctaaGTAATTTGAAACGATACACTTCAATAGGACcgcattaattcaataaaaccgCCGCTGATGGGAACCGAGTACAGTTCACAGAATAGTTcatttgtatttttcaaatcaaatcaataaatatttattcggacAACAGCAGATTTTTTActctaatatttttaaagattatttttggACTTAACAAAAGATTATAGTGAGGTGAGCAACGTCGTGTATGTACCtaactaactatattgaatataatattttataccaattatacgtataactacatacatacataaactcacgcccataatccctaatgggatgggcagagccacaagtaatcaaagacaacttgcagctacagttgatacgaagtcctaagatggatatggtgaACCTTACAGTGACAGGGGATCAGCATGTAGCCCATAACAATtattcatcatgttagaaaggacacaatccctatgtcggattttacgacatgtacTTCATTTAAGTCATTATCATTTGCGACTTTTGTAAGTAGTTACGTAAATTGCTTCGAAATATTTTGTCAactgtacacatacacacataacaaaCATCTAACACAATCAGCAAAACAGATAGATAATACGTATACACACAAACAAAGCACATTTAACTTGTCAGCAAAAATGAACGGTCGCTGCATGAGAATAATTATTAGGGATCTGCAAGtcaaaagttatttatgaatcgtCGATGAATAACGTACCTTTCGAAGCCATGAAGTaccatatattttcttttaccatATAAAAAGAATCATAATAGCCTTTCTTATCGATCGCAGTTATCAACCATgtcaacatattttttgtcaGTGTCAATTCTGAGCACGGTTGCCTTTATTATTTGACCGAGATGACGCAACTTTCTCCTTAAAGGCCAAGCAGGGAGGAGTATAGAAGTGTATTCCTCATATCCAATTATTTTAACATCATAAAACTCGCACAAAATCCATCCACGGGCGATAATTCTCACTTCCAACACACTACCAATTTCGAGAGTCTGCTGCATTGTTATAACCTTGTTTCCAAACAAATGTTCATAATAATCTGAACCCACCTTTTATAATAGTGtccttataaatttaaaatactaataattaaatatagtaatatataatataaatataatttaagaatACTGTCTACATTATAATACAAATTGTGGCGGTATCATTACTTCATTTCTCCGCTGAACAAGGAGGAAATATCATAATCAAAATCATATCTTACAAAAATGTCTAATCCACATACTTActtcttattttgaaaatttacTTTATTCATATTCAGAACCTTCACTTTCTAAACACGTTGCGCTTGTTAGTTAAAGCAAAAACTTGGACACCTATTCTTTACCTACAAGTTTATGATGTCGTTTTGTTTCGGTAAGGACTACAGATGACAATGCGACATAAAAACGATACCGTTCAATCAAATCGTATGACAATGTTTTAGTTCGTGATTCCTGTTCAGAATAAGACTTTTTGATCTACCAGGTTCATAAGTTCAGATAGCAATTTGCGATCATTTGGTTCATAGTGTTGAAACAGTGCACAAGAGTTTTAGATATATCCTTGTTGTCCGTTGCGGTACTTAAGTACACGATGTGGAACAGTACCTGCTGGAAGGTTACTTACCGGGCTAGGCAGAAAATCTGTGTCTAGGTACTAAGTACAGGGATAGCCTCGATGTATCTGTATGCCTACATAGCATTCTTACAGGCATGAGCAACCAGCACAGTACACATCAAAGCTTTGTAAACCTGGAAAAGTACGAGCAACCGGCCTAGATACAGAAAATTTGTTTAGTAGGTTAAACCTAAGGACAATTTGTCTAGATACCAAGTACAGAGACAGAACAGAACAGCCACGACATATCTGGATGCTGTAGCAAGCATGAGCAATCGGCCTAGATAATGTCAAAGCTTAGTAGATCTGAATCTGGAAGGTACGAGCCTCCGGCCTAGACAAAAGCATGTGATTTGGAtgttataaaaattatgtttcaaATACAATAGTGAGATTAGTGTCAAAGTAGCTTGGAACCAGGTTAGTTGATTTTCAATTGCAATCGGTCTCCACAATTTCGAAtcagttattgggcattctaaatcatcttttttcgaAATGAAGCGAAACAGCTCGCTCGTCGGGCGAGCGAGCTGTGAGtgaaattgagaaaaaaagatgatttagaatgcccaataactacCTACTCTGATACAAAGTTCACTCGTTATTATTTTCGTCAATGTTGCGTCCaaattgtcactaacacttatGCACTGTAGTTTTATCCtaatttttgttttgaaactataataattgtaaaataatgaCTTAAACTATTTTATTACGTATTTAAACACGGAGCTAATGTTAACTTGCGCACAGTAGCGGACACGGCTCGATTGTTTGAAACCGGAGCGGCGAGATCAGGGTAGGCAGGAGCGCGCGGCGGCCGGTACGCGGCGACactttgaacctgggaccttagTCTGGTATCGAAATTATCGACCGGGAAACCAAAAGTGGATGAAAGGTAAGGTCTATAAAAGATTAGGTGAGAcggattataatttattaactgCCGATAACGTAACAATACATAGACATGTCGACCAAATAAGACTGCGTTCAAGTTATACCATCCTTTCAGCGTGGGAGGTCAAAGACAAGCCACGTTCCTATTTAGTATACCCGAATAGCTCTTATTCaaaggcggcggcggcggtgccgAGCGCGCGGCATGGCAGCCCGGTGAGGGTCGAGGGTGCGAGTGTCGTGCCACCACCTGCGCCATCTCCGCGGCCGCAGCCAGAGGGCACGTTGTCCGCGGAGACGACGCAGAACGTACCTCGCAAAAGAATGCGTAGACCACCGCAGTTCTACGGGTTTGAAATAGATTAAGTATTACATTTAAATGCGTGGTTAGGTATAAATAAGCTAGTTTTGATCAAATGTTAATACAGTATtcgttttcataaatattagtAGAATTGTTTACATTGTATAATCATACGTATTGGAATAGTCAGCTGTTTAGGAAAGCCTGAGTCTTTAATTAAGTTTAGTATTTAAGGGTGAAGGTGTTATGTGGGTACATATTTGTAGTTTTATCTTTTGGCTTATTTTGAAGGTATTTTTGTAACTTGTTTTTGTCTTGTCTTGTATTAAACCAGTGAACGCACCggacgtatttttatttatcacacgaataaggtaagtaggtatgtttaatATGCGTTTTATTGTAAGGTAAAACGCtgctattaacataagagctaccgcgattagggtcggcattggcaagcgctatatacctatttctcatttccatacctagagctatcacttagaggatagacaatggactttatggtatcaactcaaataacataaagctaccactacaagtatcgccttttgctaaacgctagtagatagctagaacatagaccaactattttttatacatttatttccaTCTTTGATTTGTCACTTGAGAAATTGAAGATAAAcgattgaattgtcggggcttacctacccatgttgaaactcaagattagactaatgctgagaaacaatagactattatgtcaaattgatcattataaaataatgagagtacaaattctgaagaaataaccgacagttcaaaacctaaaagactctgttctattaatcaacctcaactgtgctagaaatcaaagtattattAGTATGTAATGCCAGAGATTACttccaaaagagataactgtacacaggACATGGTGAGAGAACCATTAACTGCTATTAAATtatttcaaccaacatcataaaattcaaatagcacataaataataatgaataacattgcccgaagagtgagttaacgagatagcaacaggatctgtggaacagagacaacagtatcagcaggcagccccacagccaacagtatgaatagaaagcccacaaggaacagtatcagcaggccgccccacagccagcaataaaagcagtgatgcaaccagatatgatcagcagtgccataaccagcaataccagcagccctacagccagcagtagtagcagagctacaaccagatgtattagcagtctcacagccattagtatcaacagtgccccaggcagcaaggccgtttaagaatagtaacctcatgaggaggaagaattccctacaAAGTtacaatgggaaaatttgcacaagcaaatatacttacttttatgatatttacttttccaaaattctggtaaaattaatcccgaatgtctatcactaaaagttttagcattatcattaagacatgggattcaaatcctgtctttgttaatcaggaataacaatactaatctcagtataaattgaggtataCGATGTACGAGACTTAGGCGTTCAATTAAACAGCAAAATGTTATTTACCAAACACATAGATATCATGGTGGATAAAGCTTACAGGAACCTAGGTTTTGTGCTTCGGGTGTGTAAACCCtttaatgacatttcatgtGTTAAGACTGTGTACTGTGCATACGTCCGCAGCATTCTAGAGTTTGCTAGTATCATCTGGAATCCACAGTACACAGTATACATAGACAATATAGAACGCATACAAAAAAAGTTCGTCAAGCACCTTAATTACAGAATGAAAGTTGTTCCACCATCATACTCAGAAGCCTGTAATTTTCACTATTTGGACACATTGGAGAATAGACGTATCATGCTCGATATGGCTTTCCTGCACGATATAGTTAATTCTACTATCGATAGCCCTACTCTGACATCACAGGTATCGTTAGTCGTTCCTAGAAATCGTGCTAGACACGAAGTTCGAGACGTCTTTTATGTGCCAGGAAGCAAAACTAACTACGGACGTAACGAATATATCTCACGAGCTACCAAATGTTTCAACAGAAAATTTAGTTATACAGACATTTTTAACACAACCAAACAGAATCTAAAGAAACATGTACTAGACAAACTAccgaaaaataacaaacaatgcaTGCCGCCGTAAACTTTCGTTTCATTACTATTTTCACGT encodes:
- the LOC126380922 gene encoding uncharacterized protein LOC126380922 — encoded protein: MSDSEYEKRARRSNPDIKHLDSDDDTTASVSSKKKKQPKSTASKRKPSSSRAASPPKKALKKTSGWCLESDSDDDVARYKNATEQIKSAFTKRVADGVVRRTADLTGDLFVELRLYNIKDIRKVQPKDRWEKATLSLKYQADNDAPELVPLREFVRCSPYCPQDV